A genomic region of Eucalyptus grandis isolate ANBG69807.140 chromosome 5, ASM1654582v1, whole genome shotgun sequence contains the following coding sequences:
- the LOC104414246 gene encoding DNA topoisomerase 2: MAQTLPLQTSNIANTAAAAPPAPAAAAPRKGKTVEETYQKKSQLEHILLRPDTYIGSVEKHTQSLWVYEGDGEMVHRLVTYVPGLYKIFDEILVNAADNKQRDPRMDSLKVTIDADRNLISVYNNGDGVPVEMHREEKVYVPELIFGHLLTSSNYNDNEKKTTGGRNGYGAKLTNIFSTEFVIETADGKNGLKYKQVFSKNMGVKGAPEIKACKAGENWTKVSFKPDLAKFNMTHLEDDVVALMKKRVIDMAGCLGKTVKVELNGKRVPVKTFAEYVGLYLKSASKNRPEASLPRIEETVNERWEVCVSLSEGQFQQVSFVNGIATIKGGTHVDYVTNQIANHVMSVVNKKNKNANLKAHHVKSHLWVFVNALIDNPAFDSQTKETLTLRQSSFGSKCELSDKFLQKVAKSGIVESLLSWANFKQSKDLKKTDGSKRENLRGIPKLEDANDAGGRNSDKCTLILTEGDSAKALAMAGLSVVGRDRYGVFPLRGKLLNVREASHSQIMENKEIQYMKQILGLQQNKDYDSVKSLRYGHLMIMTDQDHDGSHIKGLLINFIHSFWPSLLKVPSFLVEFITPIVKATHKNGRELSFYTMPEYESWKESLGGNASGWSIKYYKGLGTSTSKEGKQYFQNLQLHKKDFVWVDDQDGDAIELAFSKKKIEARKTWLRQYEPGTYLDQKEKLIKYSDFVNKELILFSMADLQRSIPSMVDGLKPGQRKILFCSFKRNFIKEAKVAQFSGYVSEHSAYHHGEQSLASTIIGMAQDFVGSNNINLLMPNGQFGTRNLGGKDHASSRYIYTKLSPITRFLFPKDDDNLLNYLNEDGQSIEPTWYMPILPTVLVNGSEGIGTGWSSYIPNYNPRDIIANLRRLLNGEMMEPMDPWYRGFRGTIEKTATKEAGVSYTVCGIVEEVDDTTLRITELPIRRWTQDYREFLESLSTGERDKTKDPFVKEFRQYSDDVTVHFEVMLTEENMMIAKQEGLLKKFKLTSTISTSNMHLFDSNGVIKKYDSPEQILEEFFHLRLECYEKRKKILLENLELKLVMLDNKVRFILGVVHGEIIVSNRKRADLFQELQAKGFAPFRKETKTIETGVAGSTDDSEEIEENSGATKGVRASDYEYLLSMAIGTLTLEKVQELCADKDKLVNEVDDLRKATPENLWLKDLAALEEKLDEQEKIDAQAEETRKARSKTNGVGTKVSRQAPKKPRQNNSKAKNSEAQAEVTRGSTIALEAENVADVVKPKRGAGAKKAPAPKPRKSASVSDDEDFELLDLRERLAAYNLESSPDNSSALEDKVPEIPVKAKEPSKRAASKKKASVILSDTSEEENSNDSGDDDDEIVDSEAEVAKKKGGRKPAAAAKISKPPAAAKKGQANKQQAQGTTQRKADSSTSDDTEEVVEVAPPKGRPPRAKRQQTRYVVSDSESEKPTDDSDFDEDDV, translated from the exons ATGGCGCAGACGCTCCCCCTCCAGACCAGCAACATCGCCaacaccgccgccgccgctccgccggctccggcggcggcggcgccccgCAAGGGCAAGACCGTGGAGGAGACCTACCAGAAGAAGTCCCAGCTGGAGCACATCCTCCTCCGCCCCGACACCTACATCGGCTCCGTCGAGAAGCACACCCAGTCGCTCTGGGTCTACGAGGGCGACGGCGAGATGGTCCACCGCCTCGTCACCTACGTCCCGGGCCTCTACAAGATCTTCGACGAGATCCTCGTCAACGCCGCCGACAACAAGCAGCGCGACCCCAGGATGGACTCCCTCAAAGTCACCATCGACGCCGACCGGAACCTCATCAGCGTCTACAACAACGGGGACGGCGTCCCCGTGGAGATGCACCGGGAGGAGAAGGTCTACGTGCCGGAGCTCATCTTCGGCCACCTCCTCACCAGCAGCAACTACAACGACAACGAGAAGAAGACGACGGGAGGGAGAAACGGGTACGGCGCTAAGCTCACGAACATATTCTCCACCGAGTTTGTCATCGAGACGGCCGATGGCAAGAACGGCCTCAAGTACAAGCAG GTTTTCTCAAAGAACATGGGAGTGAAAGGAGCACCTGAAATCAAGGCCTGCAAGGCCGGCGAAAACTGGACCAAGGTCTCATTCAAACCAGACTTGGCAAAGTTTAACATGACCCACCTTGAAGATGATGTGGTTGCTTTGATGAAAAAGCGTGTCATTGACATGGCTGGGTGTCTTGGAAAGACAGTGAAGGTCGAGCTGAACGGCAAAAGGGTTCCTGTCAAAACATTTGCTGAATATGTCGGCCTCTACTTAAAATCCGCCTCTAAAAATAGACCAGAAGCCTCCCTCCCAAG GATTGAGGAGACTGTGAATGAGAGGTGGGAAGTCTGTGTAAGCCTAAGTGAAGGACAGTTTCAACAG GTCAGCTTTGTGAACGGGATAGCTACTATTAAGGGAGGGACACATGTTGATTATGTGACTAATCAGATTGCCAACCATGTTATGAGTGTTGTGAACAAGAAGAATAAGAATGCCAACCTCAAAGCCCATCACGTGAAGAGTCATTTATGGGTTTTTGTCAATGCCCTCATTGACAATCCTGCTTTTGACTCTCAGACTAAGGAAACTTTGACACTTCGTCAGAGCAGCTTCGGATCCAAGTGTGAACTATCAGACAAGTTCCTACAAAAAG TGGCAAAGTCTGGAATTGTTGAGTCTCTACTCTCATGGGCAAATTTCAAGCAGAGCAAAGACCTAAAGAAAACTGATGGGTCGAAGAGAGAGAACCTCCGTGGGATTCCCAAGCTTGAGGATGCTAATGACGCTGGAGGTAGAAACTCTGATAAGTGCACCCTGATTTTGACAGAAGGAGATTCCGCAAAGGCCCTTGCA ATGGCCGGGCTTTCTGTTGTCGGTCGAGATCGTTATGGCGTGTTTCCTTTGAGAGGCAAACTACTCAACGTGAGGGAAGCCAGCCATAGTCAAATAATGGAAAACAAAGAGATACAATACATGAAGCAGATTCTTGGGTTGCAGCAAAATAAGGATTATGACAGTGTCAAATCTTTAAGATATGGTCATTTGATGATAATGACGGACCAG GATCATGATGGCTCCCACATTAAAGGCCTTCTAATTaacttcattcattcattctgGCCATCCTTGCTCAAAGTTCCATCTTTCCTAGTCGAATTCATCACTCCAATTGTCAAG GCGACCCATAAAAATGGAAGAGAATTAAGTTTTTATACTATGCCAGAGTACGAGTCCTGGAAGGAAAGTTTGGGGGGCAATGCAAGTGGGTGGTCAATCAAGTACTATAAG GGGTTGGGAACAAGCACCTCGAAAGAAGGGAAGCAATATTTCCAGAATCTTCAATTGCACAAGAAGGATTTTGTATGGGTTGATGACCAGGACGGAGATGCAATTGAGTTGGCTTTTAGCAAGAAGAAGATTGAAGCAAGGAAGACTTGGCTTCGTCAGTACGAG CCTGGTACTTATCTTGATCAGAAGGAGAAGCTCATCAAGTACAGTGACTTTGTTAATAAGGAGCTGATATTGTTTTCTATGGCTGATCTTCAAAGATCAATTCCTTCCATGGTCGATGGCCTCAAGCCAGGTCAAAGGAAAATTCTTTTCTGCTCATTCAAAAGGAATTTCATCAAAGAAGCAAAGGTTGCCCAGTTTTCTGGTTATGTATCTGAGCATTCAGCATACCATCATGGTGAGCAAAGTCTTGCTAGTACCATAATCGGAATGGCACAGGATTTTGTAGGCAGCAACAATATTAACCTTCTCATGCCGAATGGCCAATTTGGGACCCGCAACTTG GGAGGAAAAGATCACGCTAGCTCTCGGTACATTTACACGAAGCTTTCGCCGATTACACGGTTCCTCTTCCCAAAGGATGATGACAACCTCCTGAACTACTTAAATGAAGATGGTCAATCTATTGAACCAACTTG GTACATGCCTATCTTACCTACGGTTCTTGTCAATGGTAGTGAAGGAATTGGAACTGGTTGGAGTTCTTACATCCCCAACTACAATCCTAGAGATATTATTGCCAACTTGAGACGTTTGTTGAATGGTGAAATGATGGAACCCATGGATCCTTGGTATCGTGGATTTAGAGGGACCATCGAGAAAACAGCCACTAAGGAAGCTGGCGTCAGCTACACCGTTTGCGGGATAGTCGAGGAAGTTGATGATACCACACTGAGGATCACAGAGCTTCCAATTCGTCGATGGACACAGGATTACAGGGAGTTTTTGGAATCATTATCAACCGGAGAGAGAGATAAAACAAAGGATCCTTTTGTTAAG GAATTTAGGCAGTACAGTGATGATGTAACTGTACATTTTGAAGTTATGTTGACAGAGGAGAACATGATGATAGCAAAGCAAGAGGGTTTACTGAAGAAATTTAAGCTGACCTCAACAATCAGCACGAGTAACATGCACCTGTTTGACTCAAACGGAGTGATCAAGAAATATGACAGCCCTGAACAAA TTCTAGAGGAGTTTTTCCACCTAAGGCTTGAGTGTTatgagaaaagaaag AAAATTTTGCTGGAAAATTTGGAGTTAAAGTTAGTGATGTTGGACAATAAGGTTAGGTTTATTCTCGGTGTTGTCCATGGAGAGATCATCGTGAGCAATAGAAAGAGAGCAGATTTGTTCCAAGAGCTGCAAGCAAAAGGCTTTGCTCCCTTTAGGAAGGAGACTAAAACAATTGAAACAGGAGTAGCTGGGTCAACAGATGATtcagaagaaatagaagagaacTCGGGGGCCACCAAAGGAGTGAGAGCCAGTGATTATGAGTATCTGCTCTCCATGGCAATTGGCACACTGACCCTTGAGAAAGTTCAGGAATTATGTGCTGATAAGGATAAGCTTGTTAATGAGGTTGATGACTTGAGAAAAGCGACTCCAGAGAATTTGTGGTTAAAAGATCTTGCTGCTCTAGAGGAAAAACTCGAT GAGCAAGAAAAAATTGATGCCCAAGCAGAGGAAACGAGAAAGGCAAgaagcaaaacaaatggagttgGCACAAAAGTCTCTAGACAAGCACCGAAAAAGCCTCGCCAGAATAACAGTAAAGCTAAGAATTCAGAAGCTCAAGCAGAAGTCACTCGAGGATCAACCATTGCATTGGAAGCAG AAAATGTTGCTGATGTTGTGAAACCAAAACGGGGTGCCGGTGCTAAGAAAGCTCCAGCTCCAAAG CCTAGAAAGAGTGCTTCAGTTTCAGATGATGAGGACTTCGAGTTGCTCGACTTAAGAGAACGACTTGCTGCATATAACCTCGAATCTTCACCGGATAATTCATCAG CTCTAGAGGATAAAGTGCCTGAAATACCAGTCAAGGCGAAAGAACCTAGCAAAAGGGCTGCCTCGAAGAAGAAGGCCTCGGTCATTCTCTCAGACACTTCAGAGGAAGAAAATAGCAACGACAGTGGAGACGATGACGACGAGATAGTGGACTCTGAAGCAGAGGTGGCAAAGAAGAAAGGTGGCAGAAAACCAGCTGCTGCTGCAAAGATATCAAAACCACCTGCAGCAGCAAAGAAAGGTCAAGCCAACAAGCAGCAGGCTCAGGGAACGACCCAACGCAAGGCAGATAGTTCCACCAGTGATGATACTGAAGAGGTGGTTGAAGTGGCTCCTCCGAAAGGAAGGCCTCCGAGGGCGAAACGCCAACAGACAAGATACGTGGTGAGCGATTCCGAGAGCGAGAAGCCGACCGATGATTCTGACTTTGATGAAGATGACGTTTAG
- the LOC104438894 gene encoding disease resistance protein RUN1-like, whose product MEIDKALCIPLAVAIAVILLSVLASRFLKKKERKIANASIEESASSTFENEYEVFLSFRGRDTRTSFTDYLYTSLKRDGISVFRDDDELPIGEEIGPDLLQAIRNSKISIPILSSDYASSKWCLRELAQMIECKRNEGHMVLPIFYKVGPGDVRHQTGRFGDAFHSIKKHYEVEQVQQWVRALKEVGSLKGWESEKIANGHEGELVKIIVKKVLAELKEDLQLDVTENLVGISDHIEEIMRMLSNNDSETRFVGIHGMGGVGKTTLAKVIFNKLCHQFNHCSFLADVRETSEKWGAHHLQNQLISDFLKQKHKHVFNVDEGLRIIRKRFRHAKVLILLDDVDDVSQLNCLAGNRDWFGLGSKIIITTRKVTVLDEARVDNSYELNGLDADNSLLLFSRNAFRRDFPLPEFVDLSHNIVSTTGGLPLTLEVIGSFLCRKSIAVWEETLKKLRKTPRKEVQAKLKISYDALDYEQQQIFLDIACFFVGTDERIASYMRHDCEYYPQMGIDELRSMSLIKVGNDHRLLMHDQLRDLGREIVRQEGYEEPWKRSRLWIHKESLHALEKNKGTAKIKALRLNESGLGWVCSKEPFEKLPSLRFLEMNNFILSGDFKCLLSELRWLCWKNWPSNFMATNFHVEKLVIFDLSRSKVTEHWAGWNQISTASNLKVLNISNCQDLKTSPDLTDFQHLEILILQRCENQTEVHPSIGNIHTLISLDVRDCWRLKKLPIEVNQLQELEELFIDRTRMEEIPISRVQ is encoded by the exons ATGGAAATTGATAAGGCCTTGTGCATTCCTTTGGCGGTCGCTATCGCAGTAATTCTTCTCTCTGTGCTTGCATCACGTttcctgaagaagaaggagaggaagataGCAAATGCGAGCATCGAGGAATCTGCTTCATCGACCTTTGAGAACGAATATgaagtgttcttgagcttcagGGGCAGGGACACTCGCACCAGCTTCACCGACTACCTCTACACCAGCCTCAAAAGAGATGGGATCTCCGTGTTCAGGGACGATGACGAGCTCCCCATTGGCGAGGAGATCGGTCCGGATCTTCTCCAAGCCATTAGGAACAGTAAGATCTCGATCCCGATTCTCTCTTCAGATTATGCTTCTAGCAAATGGTGTCTTCGTGAGCTCGCCCAAATGATCGAGTGCAAGAGAAATGAAGGGCACATGGTCTTGCCCATATTCTACAAAGTTGGGCCCGGGGACGTGCGACACCAGACGGGGAGATTCGGGGATGCCTTCCATTCAATTAAGAAGCACTATGAGGTAGAGCAGGTCCAACAATGGGTGCGAGCACTCAAAGAAGTAGGAAGCTTAAAGGGATGGGAATCAGAGAAAATTGCTAACGG ACATGAAGGTGAGTTGGTTAAGATAATTGTCAAGAAGGTTTTGGCCGAGTTAAAGGAAGATTTACAGTTGGACGTCACAGAGAACTTGGTCGGGATTAGTGATCATATAGAGGAGATTATGAGAATGTTAAGTAATAATGACAGTGAAACTCGATTTGTCGGTATCCATGGAATGGGCGGTGTTGGAAAGACAACTTTAGCCAAGGTCATCTTCAATAAACTCTGCCATCAGTTCAATCATTGTAGCTTCTTGGCAGATGTGCGAGAAACATCAGAAAAGTGGGGTGCCCACCATTTGCAGAACCAGCTAATCTCTGActttctaaaacaaaaacacaagcATGTCTTCAATGTTGATGAAGGACTTAGAATCATTAGAAAGAGATTTAGGCATGCGAAAGTTCTCATTCTTCTTGACGATGTGGACGATGTTTCTCAGTTGAACTGCTTGGCCGGAAATCGTGACTGGTTTGGTTTAGGAAGTAAGATCATTATAACGACAAGAAAAGTGACTGTTCTTGATGAGGCTAGGGTGGACAACTCATATGAACTCAATGGATTGGATGCTGACAACTCGTTGCTTCTTTTTAGTAGGAATGCATTCAGAAGGGACTTCCCTTTGCCTGAATTTGTGGATCTCTCACATAATATCGTTTCCACTACAGGAGGGCTACCTTTAACACTCGAAGTCATAGGTTCATTCTTGTGCAGAAAAAGCATAGCAGTATGGGAAGAAACATTGAAGAAGTTAAGAAAAACACCAAGGAAGGAAGTGCAAGCGAAGttaaaaataagttatgatgcaCTAGATTATGAGCAACagcaaatatttttggatattgccTGTTTTTTTGTTGGAACTGATGAAAGAATCGCATCCTATATGCGGCATGACTGTGAATATTACCCACAGATGGGAATTGACGAATTGCGTTCGATGTCCTTGATAAAAGTGGGAAATGACCATAGGTTGTTAATGCATGACCAATTGAGAGATCTTGGTAGGGAAATTGTTCGGCAGGAAGGCTACGAGGAGCCCTGGAAACGCAGTAGATTATGGATTCACAAGGAATCCTTACATGCCCTGGAGAAGAATAAG GGAACTGCAAAAATAAAAGCCCTCCGTCTTAACGAAAGTGGCTTAGGCTGGGTGTGCAGCAAGGAACCATTTGAAAAGCTACCAAGTTTAAGGTTCCTTGAGATGAATAATTTCATCCTCTCTGGAGATTTCAAGTGTCTTCTTTCTGAATTACGATGgctttgttggaaaaattggcCATCAAATTTTATGGCAACCAATTTTCATGTGGAGAAATTAGTCATATTTGACTTATCAAGGAGCAAAGTCACAGAGCATTGGGCAGGATGGAATCAAATCAGT ACGGCAAGTAATCTGAAAGTTCTCAACATTTCTAATTGCCAGGACTTGAAAACATCTCCTGATCTAACAGATTTTCAGCATCTAGAGATTTTAATTCTTCAAAGATGTGAAAATCAGACAGAAGTGCACCCTTCTATCGGAAACATCCACACCCTAATTTCCTTGGATGTGAGAGACTGTTGGAGACTCAAAAAACTACCAATAGAAGTGAATCAGCTACAAGAATTGGAGGAGCTTTTTATAGATAGAACTCGGATGGAAGAAATTCCCATATCTAGGGTTCAATGA
- the LOC120293471 gene encoding putative adenylate cyclase regulatory protein, which produces MHNLEVLLMARSAVTRLPGAIGMLGKLTRLVATGCKFLKEVCSDIGELSSLKALQLSVTGIYGLPESIGELSCLQVLDLLGCDQLQLLPNLPSGLRTLGLSCQSPTLPILSNLINLKELSVTGCSALECLPELPSELLMLSISECRTLECLPQLPSEILKLSITRCQMLRKLPDLSNLKHLSKLMLATCSELREVKGLEGLALLTMLDVQECPKFPRLDKAECLVSLSCENQFEIQVLNSFMFLEVLDLTDCMSMERLNLSTLKLLRKANVRKCKNLVKISGLENLEYLGRLDISECTSIKGLDLAKLKYLRYLCISKCKNLSEVQGLDFLEYLEGLDISGCTSIEMLPDLSCFKTLISLKINHCEKLRDVQTLEKFPSCRWLYIDGCKSIVKLPNLSKFEGLVELVVKDCHVLLEIPELKEMSCLAFIDASRCKSIEYLPDLSLCKNLKCLVVRDCEKLAGLGDLPNSLWQVDISGCKSLQMISELHGMHVIQNYEEPMQQFLYDEITFWR; this is translated from the exons ATGCATAATTTAGAAGTTCTGCTAATGGCAAGGTCAGCTGTAACAAGGTTACCTGGGGCTATTGGGATGTTGGGGAAACTCACCAGATTAGTTGCCACAGGTTGCAAATTCCTGAAAGAAGTTTGTAGCGATATTGGGGAATTGTCCTCATTGAAGGCCCTCCAATTGTCAGTGACTGGTATTTATGGCTTGCCAGAAAGCATTGGTGAGCTTTCTTGTCTCCAAGTCCTTGATTTACTGGGGTGTGACCAGCTTCAATTGCTGCCAAACCTTCCCTCTGGCTTGAGAACTCTAGGTCTCAGTTGTCAGAGTCCTACATTGCCAATCCTTTCCAACCTGATAAACCTAAAGGAACTCAGTGTCACGGGATGCAGTGCACTTGAGTGCCTCCCAGAGCTTCCCTCTGAACTGTTGATGCTTTCCATTTCAGAATGCAGAACACTTGAGTGCCTCCCACAGCTTCCCTCTGAAATTTTGAAGCTTTCCATTACACGATGCCAAATGTTGAGAAAGTTGCCAGATTTGTCAAACTTGAAGCATCTATCAAAATTGATGCTAGCGACTTGCTCTGAATTGAGAGAAGTCAAAGGTCTGGAAGGACTAGCACTGCTAACAATGTTGGATGTACAGGAGTGCCCAAAATTTCCTAGGCTTGATAAGGCCGAATGTTTGGTTTCTCTGAG TTGCGagaatcaatttgaaattcaagttcttaatagcTTCATGTTCTTGGAAGTTTTGGATCTCACTGATTGCATGTCTATGGAAAGACTGAACCTTTCAACTTTGAAGCTTTTAAGGAAAGCAAATGTCAGGAAATGCAAGAATCTAGTCAAAATTAGTGGCCTTGAAAACTTGGAATACTTGGGAAGGTTGGATATCTCTGAGTGCACGTCCATTAAGGGACTGGATCTTGCAAAATTGAAGTATCTGCGATATTTATGCATTTCCAAATGCAAGAATTTATCTGAAGTCCAAGGCCTTGATTTCTTGGAGTACTTGGAAGGGTTGGACATCTCTGGGTGCACATCCATTGAAATGTTACCTGACCTTTCATGCTTCAAGACCCTGATATCACTGAAAATCAACCACTGTGAGAAACTACGTGATGTTCAGACCCTGGAGAAATTCCCATCCTGCCGATGGCTATACATTGATGGATGCAAGTCCATAGTGAAACTGCCAAACCTTTCCAAATTTGAAGGTTTGGTAGAGTTGGTCGTGAAAGATTGTCACGTACTTCTGGAGATTCCAGAGCTCAAAGAAATGAGCTGTTTAGCATTTATAGATGCGTCCAGATGCAAGTCCATCGAGTATCTACCAGATTTGTCATTGTGCAAGAATTTGAAATGTTTGGTCGTGAGAGACTGCGAGAAACTAGCTGGGCTTGGAGACCTCCCAAACTCACTCTGGCAAGTGGATATTTCTGGATGCAAGTCACTCCAAATGATATCGGAGTTACATGGAATGCACGTCATACAGAATTATGAAGAACCTATGCAGCAATTCTTGTATGACGAGATCACTTTCTGGCGATAG
- the LOC104414247 gene encoding xyloglucan endotransglucosylase/hydrolase 2, with product MAHEGGGPSASSMVVLVSLLLMAAASPAAGNFYQDFDLTWGGSDRAKIFSGGQLLSLSLDRVSGSGFRSKKEYLFGRIDMQLKLVAGNSAGTVTAYYLSSQGPTHDEIDFEFLGNLSGDPYILHTNVFTQGKGNREQQFYLWFDPTRNFHTYSVIWKPQHIIFLVDNIPIRVFKNGESIGVPFPKNQPMKIYSSLWNADDWATRGGLIKTDWSKSPFTAYYRKFQATACTWSTGSSSCEIGRPASYSGSTWKINELDAYGRRRLRWVQKYFMIYDYCADGKRFPQGIPAECKRSRF from the exons ATGGCCCATGAAGGTGGAGGTCCTAGTGCTTCCTCCATGGTGGTGCTCGTGAGCTTGCTGCTGATGGCTGCCGCTTCGCCCGCAGCTGGGAACTTCTACCAGGACTTCGACCTGACGTGGGGTGGCAGCGACCGCGCCAAGATCTTCAGCGGGGGTCAGCTCCTGTCGCTGTCCCTCGACAGAGTGTCGGGGTCGGGCTTCCGGTCCAAGAAGGAGTACCTGTTCGGCCGGATCGACATGCAGCTCAAGCTCGTCGCCGGGAACTCCGCCGGCACCGTGACCGCTTACTAC TTGTCTTCGCAAGGGCCAACTCACGATGAGATTGACTTCGAGTTCCTGGGGAACCTGAGCGGCGACCCTTACATCCTCCACACCAACGTCTTCACTCAAGGGAAGGGCAACAGGGAGCAGCAGTTCTACCTGTGGTTTGACCCCACCAGAAATTTCCACACATACTCCGTCATCTGGAAGCCCCAGCACATCAT CTTCTTGGTAGACAACATTCCTATTAGAGTTTTCAAGAATGGAGAGTCAATTGGCGTGCCCTTCCCCAAGAACCAGCCCATGAAAATATACTCGAGCCTCTGGAATGCCGATGATTGGGCCACGAGAGGCGGACTGATCAAGACAGACTGGTCGAAATCGCCCTTCACGGCATACTACAGGAAGTTCCAGGCCACTGCCTGCACCTGGTCCACGGGCTCGTCCTCCTGTGAGATCGGACGGCCCGCTTCCTACTCTGGATCCACATGGAAAATCAATGAGCTCGATGCCTATGGCCGGAGGCGGCTCAGGTGGGTCCAGAAGTACTTCATGATCTACGACTACTGCGCGGACGGCAAGAGGTTCCCTCAAGGCATCCCAGCCGAATGCAAGCGCTCGCGATtctag